One Tenebrio molitor chromosome 2, icTenMoli1.1, whole genome shotgun sequence genomic region harbors:
- the LOC138122587 gene encoding facilitated trehalose transporter Tret1-2 homolog, with the protein MTRELYTHTIAGPGGRLLVTGKPEYLGQVLASLAVSLGTLTAGLGKGYCSPALASLQDRDADAFPVSRQEISWLASLSVLGAFFGALLGCAAVRWGRRRTLILTSIPLSVCWIVTAFAVSVEVMCFAAFVSGFLIAIVQLAAQVYVSEIAAPSIRGGLSGMLKVAGHAGVLVAYAAGAFLDWRQLAGLISLAPAMMCLVMWKVPESPGFLVLRGQDDEAEKALRWLRGDSADLRFELAVLQAHVLTRTVTANHKRLLRALMTPALIACGLMFFQRFSGANAFYFYVVSVFKETFGGTNPHSAAVAVAVVQFLSSLLSGLLVDSVGRLPLLVASSVLMSLALASFGSFAYYEDAHHKNVPNLDWIPLLCVLVFTVAFSLGISPISWLLVTELFSLEHRGLGTALATAFSHLCSFVGVKTFVDFKELLGLHGAFWLYAAISVCGLCFVVCCVPETKGRDLTEIDTVR; encoded by the coding sequence ATAGCGGGACCCGGAGGACGCCTTCTCGTTACCGGCAAACCTGAATATCTAGGCCAAGTCCTCGCCTCATTAGCAGTTTCTTTGGGTACCCTGACCGCCGGATTGGGGAAAGGCTACTGTTCACCAGCGCTGGCATCGTTACAAGACCGCGACGCCGACGCCTTTCCCGTCTCCAGACAAGAAATAAGTTGGTTGGCTAGTCTGTCCGTTTTGGGAGCTTTCTTCGGCGCCCTCCTCGGCTGCGCCGCCGTTCGCTGGGGCCGAAGACGCACCCTCATCCTGACCAGCATCCCTCTGTCCGTTTGCTGGATCGTAACCGCTTTCGCCGTGAGCGTGGAAGTAATGTGCTTCGCCGCCTTCGTCAGCGGCTTCCTCATCGCAATTGTCCAATTAGCTGCTCAAGTATACGTAAGTGAAATAGCGGCACCTTCCATTAGAGGGGGATTAAGCGGGATGCTGAAAGTAGCCGGGCACGCTGGCGTGCTTGTTGCTTACGCTGCTGGTGCTTTCTTAGATTGGAGGCAATTGGCCggattaatttctctcgctcCGGCAATGATGTGTTTAGTTATGTGGAAAGTACCGGAAAGTCCCGGCTTCTTGGTGCTCCGGGGCCAGGATGACGAGGCGGAAAAAGCTCTGCGATGGCTGAGAGGTGACAGTGCAGATTTGCGATTCGAGTTGGCAGTTTTACAAGCTCATGTCCTTACTCGAACGGTTACGGCAAATCACAAGCGCCTTTTGCGCGCCCTCATGACGCCGGCTCTGATCGCGTGCGGTTTGATGTTCTTCCAGCGCTTTTCAGGAGCTAATGCTTTCTATTTTTACGTGGTGAGCGTGTTCAAGGAGACTTTCGGAGGGACGAACCCTCACAGCGCGGCCGTTGCCGTTGCCGTCGTCCAGTTTTTGTCGTCGCTGCTGTCAGGGCTGTTGGTGGACAGCGTGGGAAGACTGCCTCTCCTGGTGGCGTCCAGCGTTTTGATGTCTCTAGCGTTGGCGTCGTTCGGCTCTTTCGCCTACTACGAAGACGCCCACCACAAGAACGTTCCGAATTTGGACTGGATCCCTCTGCTTTGCGTGTTAGTATTTACTGTCGCTTTCTCGTTGGGGATTAGTCCGATTTCGTGGCTGCTGGTCACGGAATTGTTCTCGCTGGAACATCGAGGATTGGGCACCGCTTTGGCTACGGCTTTCAGTCATTTGTGTTCTTTCGTGGGAGTCAAGACCTTTGTCGATTTTAAAGAGCTGTTGGGGTTGCACGGAGCTTTTTGGCTCTACGCAGCCATCTCAGTTTGCGGTTTGTGCTTTGTCGTGTGTTGCGTCCCGGAAACCAAAGGCAGGGATTTGACGGAGATCGACACGGTTAGGTAA
- the Herp gene encoding homocysteine-responsive endoplasmic reticulum-resident ubiquitin-like domain member 2 protein: METLPITLIVKAPNQQIEDQTIKCELSWTINKLKQHLSEVYPSRPPKHEQKLIYSGQLLNDSVTLKDVLRQYDGQETHTVHLVCTPKHLKTPRQDSTKQPAQATMTTNSTPQVTPSSSSTEQNVPNMPWANGPGMDPNQYAMQMAWMQQTYLQYMTQYMQLAANSYGTGSASASPNVAPDPQPQQNPPEQAAPQAPAAAVQRDPENPERDWLDIFYMLSRVMVLFSVVYFYSSPLRFVFVLLLGFTLYLYQIGFFRNINNNNNNNVVPPDPVPQEEQAPSRLMIVWTFFATFFASLIPEIPNAV; encoded by the exons ATGGAAACATTGCCAATCACGTTAATAGTGAAAGCGCCTAATCAACAAATTGAAGATCAAACAATCAAATGTGAGCTGTCATGGACTATAAATAAACTTAAACAACACCTGTCTGAAGTTTATCCAAGCCGACCA CCAAAGCATGAGCAAAAACTAATATATTCCGGCCAACTTTTGAACGACTCGGTGACACTAAAAGATGTCTTGCGACAATACGACGGTCAGGAGACTCACACTGTACATTTAGTGTGCACTCCAAAGCACTTGAAAACTCCACGACAAGACTCCACAAAGCAGCCAGCTCAAGCAACGATGACTACTAATTCCACACCCCAAGTAACACCATCTAGCAGTTCTACTGAACAGAATGTTCCTAACATGCCGTGGGCAAATGGTCCAGGGATGGATCCCAATCAATATGCCATGCAAATGGCTTGGATGCAACAAACATATCTTCAATACATGACACAATATATGCAGTT GGCTGCAAATTCTTATGGAACTGGTTCTGCATCTGCATCACCAAATGTCGCCCCTGACCCACAACCCCAGCAGAATCCCCCAGAACAAGCAGCGCCACAAGCTCCAGCAGCAGCAGTTCAAAGAGATCCAGAGAACCCAGAAAGGGATTGGTTGGATATATTTTACATGTTGAGCAGAGTGATGGTTCTTTTCAGTGTGGTGTATTTTTACTCAAGCCCGTTGCGCTTTGTGTTTGTGCTTTTGTTGGGATTCACCCTGTATCTATACCAAATTGGATTCTTCAGAAATattaacaataacaacaacaataatgtaGTACCTCCAGATCCAGTGCCACAAGAAGAACAAGCACCCTCACGACTGATGATTGTGTGGACATTTtttgcaacgtttttcgcctcTTTGATTCCAGAAATTCCAAATGCTGTATAA
- the LOC138123653 gene encoding TIMELESS-interacting protein, translating into MDSPENLSVAELEENDLETIEEHEPEQNTEEQPGGENEEENADKPVKPKRVVRNPRPKLNAETLKGKRGITALESYFERVKYKGQGHEEQDLSVILKTYEYWCHRLFPKYPFDECIAKIEHLGTKRPVVTHVKKIRTNLLLDENPTVNDDSVVDEVPNNEFDDLFDTPLEEPSNEISEEQLEQIRLNKERAEKLRKEKLMQKREVTQGNELQNIESADFDLTNDDIHFSDVTGQASNASFELPSDQQNDDSICQKVQRDEELVNSQENDNYDRSQSSQDIGETTAV; encoded by the exons atggaTAGTCCAGAAAATTTATCTGTCGCTGAATTGGAAGAAAATGACTTGGAAACAATCGAAGAACATGAACCTGAACAAAATACCGAAGAACAACCAGGTGGGGAGAATGAAGAAGAAAATGCTGACAAGCCAGTGAAGCCCAAACGCGTAGTTCGAAATCCACGGCCTAAGCTAAACGCAGAAACATTAAAAGGGAAACGGGGTATAACAGCTTTAGAATCTTATTTTGAAAGAGTTAAATACAAGGGCCAGGGTCATGAAGAGCAAGATTTGTCTGTGATTTTGAAAACATATGAATACTGGTGTCATCgtttatttccaaaatatcCATTTGATGAATGCATCGCGAAAATTGAACATTTAGGAACAAAAAGACCTGTCGTG ACtcacgttaaaaaaatacggACTAATTTACTACTTGATGAGAACCCAACAGTTAATGATGATTCAGTAGTTGATGAGGTTCCAAACAATGAGTTTGATGATTTGTTTGATACTCCTCTGGAAGAACCATCAAATGAAATTAGTGAGGAGCAATTGGAACAAATTAGATTAAACAAAGAAAGGGCAGAAAAGTTAAggaaagagaaattaatgCAAAAGAGAGAAGTAACACAAGGAAATGAATTGCAAAACATTGAAAGTGCAGACTTTGATTTGACAAATGATGATATCCACTTTTCAGATGTAACAGGACAAGCTAGTAATGCAAGTTTTGAATTACCAAGTGACCAGCAAAATGATGACAGTATTTGTCAGAAAGTTCAAAGAGATGAGGAGCTGGTGAACTCTcaggaaaatgataattatgaTAGATCCCAAAGCAGTCAAGATATTGGTGAAACAACTGCAGTTTAG
- the LOC138123651 gene encoding NSFL1 cofactor p47-like, with protein sequence MSDNPELISQFTAITGVDEERAKFYLESSAWKLDLAISRYYENDGLDQGDDNTTGQQQPEGDPLHQATPPRPKTKTANSNFATLNTLTTSSDEDEEEGQAFYAGGSEHSGQQVLGPSKKKDIVAGMFKSVHKHGVEIVDQKPGSSKAFKGTGYKLGQTADDSVEVTGAAGPARSPEVVLKLWKDGFTVNNGELRSYTDPGNTEFLQSIQRGEIPQELRQGNSEVYLSMEDHRVEAFKQNADKGIKPFTGHGYTLGSPAPPVVGASREEDKPANEARAKEGLNLDTSQPTTNIQIRLSDGSRLVAQFNHTHTVGQVRQYILTARPQYQTRSFNLLSGYPSRILEDSQTLAEGNLLNSAIMQKLI encoded by the exons ATGAGTGACAATCCTGAACTGATATCTCAGTTCACTGCTATAACAGGTGTTGATGAAGAAagagcaaaattttatttggagTCATCTGCTTGGAAGCTTGAC TTAGCAATTAGCAGATATTATGAAAATGATGGTCTAGATCAGGGAGATGACAATACAACAGGCCAACAACAACCTGAAGGTGATCCATTGCATCAAGCTACACCCCCTAGACCAAAAACTAAAActgcaaattcaaattttgccACTTTAAATACATTAACTACTTCAAGTGATGAAGATGAGGAAGAAGGTCAAGCATTTTATGCAGGAGGATCTGAACACAGTGGGCAACAAGTTTTAGGTCCTTCAAAGAAAAAAGATATTGTAGCAGGAATGTTCAAATCTGTGCACAA ACATGGTGTCGAGATAGTAGATCAGAAACCTGGTAGTTCTAAGGCCTTTAAAGGTACAGGTTATAAATTAGGCCAAACTGCAGATGACTCTGTGGAAGTGACAGGAGCTGCAGGACCTGCACGCTCTCCTGAAGTAGTACTGAAGTTATGGAAAGATGGCTTTACTGTAAATAATGGAGAGTTAAGATCATATACAGATCCTGGTAACACAGAATTTTTGCAAAGTATTCAGAGGGGTGAAATTCCACAAGAATTACGTCAAGGTAATTCAGAG GTTTATTTATCAATGGAAGATCACAGAGTGGAAGCGTTTAAGCAAAACGCGGACAAAGGCATAAAACCATTCACAGGTCATGGTTATACACTAGGTAGTCCTGCGCCACCTGTAGTTGGTGCATCAAGGGAAGAAGATAAACCTGCAAATGAAGCTCGCGCAAAAGAAGGATTAAATTTAGATACATCTCAGCCTACAACAAA CATTCAAATTCGTTTGTCTGATGGATCAAGACTTGTTGCGCAGTTTAATCACACTCATACAGTGGGACAAGTTCGTCAGTACATTTTAACAGCAAGACCACAGTACCAGACAAGGTCTTTCAATCTACTGTCTGGATATCCGTCGCGGATTCTGGAGGACTCCCAAACTTTGGCAGAGGGAAATTTACTTAATTCTGCAATAATgcagaaattaatttaa
- the mIF2 gene encoding translation initiation factor IF-2, mitochondrial, with amino-acid sequence MALYTRFLKFYTLLNVSSKSVNLCSNNQRFSYLVYKKLKDNVHVLKYSSQQGNIHTTSIFFKRRKTAEEKKAPRVLEYPKVKGELVGVWKDITVGELANVLNENVSYVQEIFLNQVKGSKTVISDMKVLQQGIRRSGRRMKIIAKPNNNTEKEVIDSDIYPRPLALKSELKPRPPVVTVMGHVDHGKTTLLDALRHSSIVEQEFGGITQHIGAFSVVLESGARITFLDTPGHAAFSAMRARGALATDIVVLVVAADDGVMEQTLESIRMAKEAKVPILVAINKIDSPKANIERTEQMLMEVGIQVEKLGGDIQAIPISALKKQNLGQLTEALVLQAELLEIGADPTGPVEAVVVESKLDPNKGKLSTVIVQRGTLRKGDILVVGTSMGKVRVLRDAEGSIMKEVTPGYPAEIEGWKDLPSPGEQVLQVETEKRARDVIRVRQNKIAVEKQQQDAIVISEKQAHHEKEYKEKLNYKRSLGRYKLKNEGPRKPEIPKDDDPTPTLNLIVKSDVDGTLEAVLDTLDTYNSPECKMDLIHYGVGAVSENDIELAQTFNGIIYAFNINCPTNIQEMAENLNVKIKYFNIIYKLVDDVKEEINSRLLQKEIEETIGEATVLQQFEINQGRKKVAVAGCRCTKGMLRKSAMYKVVRNQQVVHTGQLTSMRHLKDEVDVIKNDIECGLQFSDKTIIFEPGDTIVCYQKKMVSQVTSWDPGF; translated from the exons ATGGCGTTATATACAagatttttaaagttttacaCCTTATTAAACGTAtcttcaaaaagtgtcaatttgtGTAGTAATAACCAAAG ATTTTCAtatttagtttataaaaaacttaAAGACAATGTTCATGTACTAAAATACAGTTCACAACAAGGAAATATACACACAACttccatatttttcaaaagacGAAAAACAGCTGAGGAAAAG aaagcGCCTAGAGTATTAGAATATCCCAAAGTTAAAGGTGAACTTGTCGGAGTGTGGAAAGACATAACAGTTGGTGAACTAGCTAATGTGTTAAATGAGAATGTAAGTTATGttcaagaaatatttttgaaccaagtGAAAGGCTCTAAGACAGTAATCAGTGATATGAAAGTTCTTCAACAAGGAATCAGACGCAGCGGCCGTCGTATGAAAATCATTGCAAAACCAAATAATAACACTGAGAAAGAAGTAATTGACAGTGATATATATCCAAGACCACTTGCATTAAAATCAGAATTAAAACCAAGACCTCCTGTAGTTACAGTCATGGGACATGTTGACCATGGTAAAACAACATTACTTGATGCTCTGAGACATTCCAGCATTGTGGAACAAGAATTTGGGGGAATAACCCAACATATTGGAGCATTTTCTGTTGTTTTGGAATCTGGAGCAAGAATCACATTTCTCGATACTCCAGGACATGCTGCGTTTAGCGCAATGCGAGCTAGAGGAGCACTTGCAACTGACATTGTTGTGTTGGTTGTAGCTGCTGATGATGGAGTCATGGAGCAAACTCTAGAATCCATTAGAATGGCTAAAGAAGCTAAAG taCCCATATTAGTTGCTATTAACAAAATTGATTCTCCGAAGGCTAATATCGAGAGAACAGAGCAAATGCTAATGGAAGTGGGTATTCAAGTTGAGAAACTTGGTGGAGACATACAAGCTATTCCAATCTCTGCCTTAAAGAAACAGAATTTAGGTCAGCTCACCGAAGCCCTGGTTTTGCAAGCCGAACTTCTCGAGATCGGAGCGGACCCCACGGGCCCAGTGGAAGCGGTTGTTGTCGAAAGCAAATTGGATCCTAATAAAGGCAAATTGTCCACCGTTATTGTACAAAGAG GAACTTTAAGGAAAGGCGACATTTTGGTCGTGGGAACTTCAATGGGCAAAGTTCGAGTTCTGCGAGATGCAGAAGGTAGCATAATGAAAGAAGTAACACCTGGCTACCCAGCAGAAATTGAAGGCTGGAAGGACTTACCTTCTCCTGGAGAACAAGTGTTGCAGGTTGAAACCGAAAAACGAGCCAGAGATGTGATCAGAGTACGTCAAAACAAAATCGCCGTTGAGAAACAACAACAAGATGCGATCGTTATCTCTGAAAAACAAGCCCATCACGAGAAAGagtacaaagaaaaattgaacTATAAGAGAAGTTTAGGAAGATATAAACTGAAGAATGAAGGACCACGAAAGCCAGAGATTCCAAAAG atGATGACCCCACACCTACTTTGAATTTAATCGTGAAAAGTGACGTAGACGGTACACTGGAGGCTGTACTTGACACTTTAGACACCTATAATTCTCCCGAGTGTAAAATGGATTTGATTCATTATGGAGTAGGAGCAGTGAGTGAAAATGACATAGAATTAGCACAGACTTTTAATGGGATTATTTATGCCTTTAATATAAACTGTCCCACTAATATCCAAGAAATGGCCGAAAACTtgaatgttaaaattaaatactttAACATTATATACAAGTTAGTCGATGAtgttaaagaagaaattaacagTCGATTACTCCAAAAAGAAATCGAAGAAACAATCGGTGAAGCAACGGTCTTACAACAGTTCGAAATTAACCAAGGTAGAAAAAAGGTGGCCGTTGCAGGCTGCAGATGCACGAAAGGGATGTTGAGAAAATCCGCAATGTATAAAGTTGTAAGAAACCAACAAGTTGTACATACAG GACAACTGACATCAATGCGACATTTAAAAGATGAGGTGGATGTCATTAAAAATGATATCGAGTGTGGACTGCAGTTCTCAGATAAAACAATTATCTTTGAACCAGGTGATACAATTGTCTGttatcagaaaaaaatggtGTCTCAAGTAACCTCATGGGACCCAGGATTTTAG
- the LOC138123645 gene encoding uncharacterized protein, translating into MKNNLDNENSNDGLQTADSLKPKKRFKKDLNEVEKKIIECVEKDLVENLEEKAAKANLSAKNVKNIIKEVITNEDVLAYVRSAENPEDNNEPVYEPKYTRAKTKQLLSTNTQNILPWASPPKTPSVVHMLFNEELQEDSSGDEYVPENQSNKSLCENSLDVLQSSSKKKANIALRTRSKLSLSHTPLEVIEEAFMPPDITTDMYNMDCDDDVWKEFLKTFTRPLDEVTKAAEDEDHDPEYNVLADEEIDEVDKEELRADRAVTVSRKEFNCLMAELFEFADIYESNKLNEKSSTEEISVKNFEEPQEVQNVVSDVENEQDILIKEYQVAILAQQMRQHVQMLTHNYLLAYENPEFSDLAIKFKEMLMDIKIESEGKEASIYHAINLNGALELIANWEHLFATGSKEALECKKYVEKVMAESIQARAAGTTYIVSFPPLVLKTISNSKVFIYPNLLPRIPFRSTNVTRTAYYFFTRSEENLIALFIEQALHYLKNDPFHLTKWKKVNMEHVWELIHRLLMPHVDPAKMRQYVIKKKRPTSEENPIKYFYRTKKAPPIVHYVTQLDENSIVPPCKRSPETLPYQWRQYLYPNYEEEKRKIIQQQNYNLNDQTIIISPSFQIWPVFATNSVPAYNINFAKRVIVQRRAVGQRRTVLKQSAQPTVKKVQKVKQNNIKKTKIPEDNNNISTLINKQTDKMLPDMPNLGATPMKNTQNLDAQQTASKQSDANASSNKEQNLSFKNITTSLNFQFYKPESNSEVRRNFEGISAASTSVAEKDNPDDINELMRASSTVKTVPRKEPSGAEKKRAKLRREFLANLVMATPDDPEVQSQKEENFADSFFDKLRQTLTTDDYNKIIDILAHYDETNGDFVEFYNNVLSVLLPNYKELLEEFLLFFTSIQASKVGQLMPYFVMKDMDRFMKKLQVYFKDQPSQMKKIIKCLTDLSENPNLTIDIMKTTILPLFKGNAALTDWFLQIFPCEKPPNLLTSGPHEAIDISKELARPPDEDICETVVLPDTEDPYGGPTCICTCHNVENPQFNSRTQHCKKCGLKFIQGKIYIQTGKALRPAVVSFLTNPEKDHTKRLSAEQRKRSETSPSKQVTSPNKENQTHEEPRHSNESDDECDGGKKKNQRSAKTQKRKVKHCEKNVTKDSGKKNQKEVANSCDKVKSDNAKSSRKSPKRQTKKRNITTKKTPEHKPGSNIGQQKRLAEEPEEPAELVELKVNSDHSGDSECEFCDSSQDSDDSSASASKNHHTNDGSKEVPWTREEDKIILQAIRQRNDNEATFKHISEILENRSLLEIKNRFHKLMSLLQQMAAK; encoded by the exons atgaaaaacaatctGGATAATGAAAATTCTAATGATGGACTACAAACTGCTGATAGTCTTAAACCAAAAAAGAGATTTAAGAAAGATCTCAATGAAgttgagaaaaaaatcattgaatGCGTTGAAAAGGATTTAGTAGAAAATCTAGAAGAGAAAGCAGCCAAGGCAAATTTATCagctaaaaatgtaaagaataTAATCAAAGAAGTTATTACCAATGAAGATGTGTTAGCTTATGTTAGAAGTGCTGAAAATCCAGAGGATAACAATGAACCAGTGTATGAACCGAAATACACCAGAGCTAAAACAAA GCAATTGCTATCAACAAAcactcaaaatattttaccatGGGCATCACCACCAAAAACACCATCAGTGGTTCATATGTTGTTTAATGAAGAACTACAAGAAGATTCATCTGGTGATGAATATGTCCCTGAAAACCAAAGTAATAAATCTTTGTGTGAAAATTCTCTGGATGTATTACAAAGTTCATCTAAAAAAAAGGCAAACATTGCTCTGAGGACACGATCAAAATTAAGCCTCAGTCACACTCCTTTAGAGGTAATAGAAGAAGCATTTATGCCACCAGATATCACAACTGATATGTACAACATGGATTGTGATGATGATGTGTGGAAGGAGTTTTTAAAGACTTTTACTAGACCTTTAGATGAAGTAACAAAGGCAGCAGAAGATGAAGATCATGATCCAGAATATAATGTTTTAGCAGATGAAGAAATTGATGAAG TGGATAAGGAAGAGTTAAGAGCTGACAGAGCTGTGACAGTCTCTCGAAAAGAATTTAATTGTTTGATGGCAGAACTGTTTGAATTTGCAGATATTTATGAGTCAAAcaaattaaacgaaaaaagttcAACAGAAGAGATTTCAGTAAAGAATTTTGAGGAGCCTCAAGAAGTCCAGAATGTAGTGTCTGATGTAGAAAATGAACaagatattttaataaaagagtATCAGGTTGCCATTTTAGCTCAGCAAATGAGACAACATGTACAAATGTTGACACATAATTATCTGCTAGCATatgaaaatccagaattttcaGATTTGGCCATAAAGTTTAAAGAAATgctt atGGACATAAAAATAGAGTCGGAAGGAAAAGAAGCATCTATATATCATGCAATCAATTTAAATGGTGCATTAGAATTGATTGCAAATTGGGAGCATTTATTTGCAACTGGAAGCAAAGAAGCTTTAGAGTGTAAAAA ATATGTGGAAAAAGTTATGGCTGAATC GATACAGGCAAGGGCAGCTGGTACCACTTACATCGTGTCTTTTCCACCTCTCGTTCTGAAAACTATCTCTAACagtaaagtttttatttatccTAATTTACTTCCAAGAATTCCATTTAGATCCACAAATGTTACAAGAACtgcatattatttttttactcgtTCAGAGGAAAA tttaattgcTCTCTTCATAGAGCAGGCGCTTCATTATTTAAAGAATGACCCcttccatttaacaaaatggaaaaaagtTAATATGGAACATGTTTGGGAATTAATACATAGATTATTAATGCCTCATGTGGATCCAGCAAAAATGAGACAATATGTTATTAAGAAAAAACGTCCCACTAGTGAAGAGAATCctataaaatatttctatcGTACAAAAAAGGCACCACCAATAGTTCATTATGTTACCCAATTAGATGAAAATAGCATAGTGCCACCATGTAAAAGAAGTCCTGAAACTCTTCCTTATCAGTGGCGTCAATATCTATATCCGAATTACGAG gaagaaaaaagaaagattatacaacaacaaaattacaaCTTAAATGATCAGACAATAATAATATCTCcatcatttcaaatttggccaGTGTTTGCTACAAATTCAGTTCCTGCttacaatataaattttgctaAGAGAGTTATTGTGCAGAGAAGAGCTGTTGGCCAGAGAAGAACAGTGTTAAAACAATCAGCTCAGCCCACTgtaaaaaaagtacaaaaagtgAAACAGAACAatataaagaaaacaaaaattccagaggataataataacatttcaACTTTGATTAATAAACAGACTGACAAAATGTTACCTGATATGCCTAATCTTGGAGCAACTCCTATGAAAAATACTCAGAATTTGGATGCACAACAAACTGCTTCAAAACAAAGTGATGCAAATGCGAGCAGCAACAAAGAACAAAATTTATCCTTTAAAAATATCACCACAAGTCTTAACTTTCAGTTTTATAAACCTGAAAGTAATTCTGAAGTTCGTCGTAATTTTGAGGGTATAAGTGCTGCTAGCACTTCTGTGGCAGAAAAG GATAATCCTGAtgatattaatgaattaatgaGAGCAAGTTCTACAGTTAAGACTGTACCAAGAAAAGAGCCATCAGGTGCTGAAAAGAAACGTGCAAAGTTAAGAAGAGAATTTCTTGCTAATCTGGTTATGGCCACTCCAGATGATCCTGAGGTACAAAGTCAAAAAGAGGAAA ATTTTGCAGATTCTTTCTTTGATAAACTGAGACAGACATTAACTACAGATGattacaacaaaataatagaTATTTTAGCACATTATGATGAAACTAATGGTGATTTTGTGGAGTTCTATAATAATGTACTGTCTGTTCTTCTTCCTAACTATAAGGAATTATTAgaagaatttcttctttttttcacaAGCATTCAAGCATCCAAAGTTGGTCAACTTATGCCATATTTTGTGATGAAAGATATGGACAGATTTATGAAGAAGTTACAAGTATACTTTAAAGATCAGCCATCACAAATGAAAAAGattattaaatgtttaacAGATTTGTCAGAAAATCCAAATTTAACAATTGATATCATGAAAACTACAATTTTACCTCTTTTTAAAGGAAATGCAGCCTTAACAGATTggtttttgcaaatttttcctTGTGAAAAGCCTCCAAATCT TTTAACAAGTGGACCACACGAAGCCATTGATATATCAAAAGAACTTGCAAGACCACCCGATGAAGATATTTGTGAAACTGTGGTTCTACCAGATACTGAAGATCCTTATGGTGGACCAACTTGTATTTGCACTTGTCATAATGTTGAAAATCCGCAATTTAATTCAAGGACCCAACATTGTAAAAAATGTGGTTTAAAG TTTATTCAGGGAAAGATATATATCCAAACAGGAAAAGCATTAAGGCCTGCTGTGGTTTCATTTCTAACAAACCCAGAAAAGGACCATACAAAACGGTTAAGTGCTGAGCAACGTAAACGTAGTGAAACAAGCCCTAGTAAACAAGTTACTTCaccaaataaagaaaatcaaacACATGAAGAA CCACGTCACAGTAACGAAAGCGACGATGAATGCGACGGAGGGAAGAAGAAGAATCAACGTTCGGCCAAAACACAAAAACGAAAAGTGAAacattgtgaaaaaaatgtaaccaaAGActctggaaaaaaaaatcaaaaggaaGTTGCAAATTCATGTGATAAAGTAAAGTCTGATAACGCCAAATCATCTAGGAAATCCCCAAAAAGACAAACtaaaaaacgaaatattaCCACAAAGAAAACCCCAGAGCACAAACCAGGATCCAACATCGGTCAACAAAAAAGACTTGCGGAAGAACCAGAAGAGCCAGCAGAGTTGGTTGAGTTGAAAGTTAATTCTGACCACAGTGGAGACTCTGAATGTG AATTTTGCGATTCGTCTCAAGACAGTGACGATTCTAGCGCGTCAGCAAGTAAAAATCATCACACAAACGATGGTTCAAAAGAGGTGCCATGGACTAGGGaagaagataaaattattttacaagcTATTCGGCAAAGAAACGACAACGAAGCGACTTTTAAACATATATCTGAAATCCTTGAAAATAGGTCAttattagaaataaaaaataggttTCATAAGTTAATGAGTCTCTTACAACAAATGGCTGCAAAATAA